From the Phoenix dactylifera cultivar Barhee BC4 chromosome 10, palm_55x_up_171113_PBpolish2nd_filt_p, whole genome shotgun sequence genome, one window contains:
- the LOC103703083 gene encoding CEN-like protein 2: protein MARILEPLIVGRVIGEVLDPFNPSVKMVVTYNSNKLVCNGHEFYPSAVASKPRVEVQGADMRSFFTLVMTDPDVPGPSDPYLREHLHWIVTDIPGTTDASFGREVVSYESPRPNIGIHRFVFVLFKQKRRQAVAPPDSRDNFNTRRFAEENDLGLPVAAVYFNAQRETAARRR from the exons ATGGCAAGAATTTTGGAGCCGCTGATTGTTGGGAGGGTGATAGGAGAAGTCCTGGACCCCTTCAACCCCAGTGTGAAGATGGTGGTAACCTACAACTCCAACAAGCTGGTCTGCAATGGCCATGAGTTCTATCCTTCTGCAGTCGCTTCCAAGCCCAGGGTTGAGGTCCAAGGGGCTGACATGAGGTCTTTCTTCACACTG gtCATGACAGACCCGGATGTTCCTGGCCCTAGCGATCCTTACCTGAGGGAGCACCTCCACTG GATCGTCACTGATATTCCAGGCACCACTGATGCTTCTTTCG GAAGGGAGGTGGTGAGCTACGAGAGCCCGAGGCCCAACATAGGCATCCATCGCTTCGTGTTCGTTCTCTTCAAGCAGAAGCGAAGACAGGCCGTGGCCCCGCCGGACTCGCGGGATAACTTCAACACCCGCCGCTTCGCGGAGGAGAATGACCTCGGCCTCCCGGTTGCTGCCGTCTATTTCAACGCACAGAGAGAGACTGCTGCCCGGAGGCGCTAA